One part of the Ranitomeya imitator isolate aRanImi1 chromosome 10, aRanImi1.pri, whole genome shotgun sequence genome encodes these proteins:
- the LOC138651161 gene encoding uncharacterized protein, with amino-acid sequence MVSEYKSLQSDRPHVGSSRSGLICHQGQQKDDKFLFLKSQGISTGSGCLPDQMGFPIGICVPPAQSIAAGGQEDKGGSCESHTDRSILAQKSLVFLAQDHVRERPLGTAGHSGLTSSRSDQPSTSEGSPFDGMVFERSLLKSRGFSPNLIDTLMKSRKNITTKIYSRTWRKFLASSNFNIEEGIPINQILEFLQRGLELNLSTSTLKVQISALGALFSCNIAGNYWVSRFIKAASRSRPIHKNRSMPWDLNLVLSALTKEPFEPLHSASLKLLSLKTAFLVAITSARRIGDIQALSRLSPYTEFLQDRVVLRPDPAYLPKVASDFHRSQEIVLPSFLPNPSNSKEELLHTLDVRRCLLEYISVTDAWKREDALFLSFQGPRKGLRVSKCTLAKWIREAISLAYTAGGSPAPQNLRAHSTRAMATSWAERSGVSIDQICKAATWSSPSTFFKHYRLDLGFSSDLTFGLRVLQAIVPP; translated from the coding sequence ATGGTCTCTGAATACAAAAGTCTTCAATCGGATcgtccgcatgtggggtcatccagaagtggacttatttgccaccaaggacaacagaaagacgataaatttctgttccttaaatcccagggaatatccactggcagtggatgccttcctgatcagatgggatttccaattggcatatgcgttccccccgctcaatctattgccgctggtggtcaggaagataagggaggatcatgcgagagtcatactgatcgctccattctggcccagaagagcttggttttcctggctcaggaccatgtccgtgaaagacccctgggtactgccggacattccggacttacttcatcaaggtccgatcaaccatccacaagtgaagggtctccatttgacggcatggtttttgagaggtcattgttaaaaagcagaggtttttctccaaacctaattgatacccttatgaagagtaggaaaaacataacaactaagatctactctagaacttggaggaagtttctggcctcttcaaattttaatattgaagagggtattccaatcaaccagattctagaattcctgcagagggggctagagctaaatctatccacaagtactctaaaagtacaaatctcagccctgggggctctattttcttgtaacattgcaggTAATTactgggtatcaaggtttatcaaagctgctagtagatccagacctatacacaagaataggtcaatgccttgggatctcaatctagtcctttcagccttgactaaggaaccatttgagcccttacattcagcctcacttaaattactatccctcaaaacagcgtttttggtggcaattacatctgctcgtaggataggagacatacaggctctttctaggctgtccccttatacagaatttctacaggacagagtagtcctcagaccagatccagcttatttaccaaaagtggcctcagattttcacagatctcaggagatagtgttaccgtcatttctccctaatccttctaattccaaagaggagttactccatacattagatgttaggagatgtctattagaatatatatcagtcactgatgcttggaagagagaggatgcgttgtttctatccttccaaggtcccaggaaaggtcttagagtgtcgaagtgcacgttagcgaagtggattagggaggctatctctctggcttatactgcaggtggaagtccagctccgcagaatctgagggcacattccacccgggccatggctacatcctgggctgaaagatctggagtttccatcgaccagatatgtaaggcagctacgtggtcatccccttccacctttttcaagcactataggttggacttggggttctcttctgatctcaccttcgggttaagggtgctacaggccatagtccctccctaa